The segment AGAAGCACCCCAGGAAACCACAGGCTTGTCACTCTAGCTGCTCACCGTCGAGTTGGAGGATATGGTTGTGAGAACGTGCTGGGAGCCCCAGCAGCCAGGAGCTGCCGCAGGGAGACTGGGAAAGCAGAGCGGGCAACGCTGCAGGTGCGGCAAGGCCCTGGGCCCGCAGGAGGGCCAGTGCTGCCCTGGGACCCAACCTGGGCCCCACCGTCATCTCTGCCCGACTTTACCAATCGTGGAGGGTGGGGCTGGACCTGGGCATCTTGGGAGTCCCAGACCTAGACGGGAAACCCGTGGCAGCCCAAGAAGGAGGCACTCAGAAGTGGGGACAAGCGGCTCGGCGTGCTGCTGGCATCCCCTGTGCTGGGGTGGCTGGTCTCCGGCGTCCAGGGTCCGTGATGGCGAGGCGCTAGGGTTCTCACGGCACGTATATACAGAGCCACTAGGTGGCAGGTGTCGCCAGCGTGCACAGATTCTTTCTATCCTTAAAACAGCCCTGCAGGACAGACGCGGTTGGGGAACTGCGTGAGGCACAGAGCGACTACTCAGCTGACCGTGTTCCCCCAGCCCAGGAGTGACAGAGGGGATTGGAGCCCAGCCAGTTTGGCCCTGGGGCCCTTTGATACTGTGCTGTCTGGCAGGCTCTTCTGGGCTGGGGACAGATAGAGCTTTCTGCCTTTATTCCCAGGGCCAGCTGAGCTCCCAGGAAGGCCCGGTGAGGGGACGCGTGAGCTAACATGGGCATGGGTACCAGGTCTGTGTGTCGCTTTCAGGAGGGGTCTCAGATCTCAGAACCTCTTGAAACCAATTAGATGTACGCCTCTGAGAACCACAGAGAGTAGGGACGGCCAAGCTGGGCTGTGGACCTGGAGTCGCTGTTCCTTCCAGCTCCAGTCTGAGAGTGACCCCTTGTGATTTgagagaggaaaggcaggcaggagaCAGCGCCGCCCCACCTCTGGTCTGGTCACTCCAGGGTGCTGGCAGGGCCTGCTCCCTCCAGTGTCAGAGTGCTGCGCACATCGCCAAGGCCTGGGCCTTGGGGTGGGGGTTGTGGGTCTGAATAAAATGTCTCAAGCCTCAGGACCTCAAGCGAGGAGGTTAGTATATAGTATCAGAGGTTCTCTGGGGGGTTTCTGAGTCTTGGGGCACCCCGAAGGGCAAGGACCTGACCTCATGACTGTGTGTCTCCTGTGTCTGGGGCCTGTGGTCGGTGCCCTGTGAGGCCTGGGTATGGGTACAGGGCCCTCGGCAGACCAGTGGGCAAGGGGTCTTTCACTGGAGAGGGGAGAGGTGTGTGTCGGACAGATGGAGACAGCCGTGTGGGACCACGCGGTCCAGGTGTGCGGGCTCTGCTGTGCCTCCTCCTTTTCCCTGGGGAGTGGAGCGCTCTCTTCAGAAATATTTACATGTACTTGTCTCCCCAGCAGGCCCTGAGGCTCAGGACGGGTGAGGGCCATGTGGCCCTGCCCATGGGCGGCGTCCTGGTTGGGGTGCTGCAGCGCTGCCTGGGCGTGGGCGGTCTGGCCGCCTGAGTGagcagggccactgggggtctgtcAGGAGGCTCGTGTGCCTGCCGCCCTCCCGGGCCGCCGCCTCTGGCGAGTGTCCCTCTCGTGGGTACCTGAGGTCTTCCAGGCTTCTTGGtcactccccaccctcccctaTGCTGTCGGACCCCTGATGAGTGTGGGCCGCTGTCAGAGGCTTTGCCGCCCCCCACAGTCCCAAAGAACACAGCCAGAATGCTGGGTCGGAGGCCTTGACCTTGGCCCTGGCCGGCACCCCGTGGCTTGGGCTCCTGCGCCCCGGCGGTGCTTCCTGACGGGCCGTCATGCCCTCTGCCCACAGGTACCTCATCAACTTCCTCCTGGACGCCACCTTGGGCATGTTGCTCATCTACGCAGGTGTGCGCACCGTCAGCGTCCTGGTGGAGTGGCAGCAGTGGGAGTCCCTGCGCTTTGGCGAGTATGGTGAGGTACTCCAGACCCTGGCGGGCGGGGCTTCCTGGAGGGGGCTCTGCGCGGTCCCCACTCAGCCCTTCACCCGGGTCCGAGGCGTGGGGGTGCCCGCTTCACTGCCCAGGCTCCCACTGggtggcaggaggcaggagaCACCCTCGACCAGGGAGGGTCCACGGCGTGTTCCTCTTCCGCCAGAGGGTATGGGTAGGCCCACCGGCAGGCCTCAAGGCCCCCTTCCTGCTGCGTGTCTGCGCTTGTCCCTGCCGGGCCCACAGGGTCAGCACTGGAGGGTCCATCGCCTGGAGCCAGCTTGCCTCGCCGTCTCACGGCCCTGGGCTGGCCTGCCACCCAGCATCTGGCATACACATTCACCAGGGACACCAGGTCCATGCTACTTGCAGACGCAGGTTTAAACAGGTGACCGGTGGATGCTGGCCCAGCTCTGAGCACTCCATCTGATCAGACCCCACGGGACAGCTTGGGCAGGAGGCTGCCTTCCTGCCAGCTTCAGGCACAGGCGTGGTGCCTTTGGAGCTACAGGGCTGCTGGACGCTATGCCACTTCGTACGCCCAGAGACGTGGCTTCGTGTGGCCTCAAGGGGCCTCTGGTGAGGGCACCCTCTTCAGGCCCTGCTGCCCCCCGGGGATTTGGGGCCCTGGTTTAAGGAGTAAGGGCACCTGTTCCGCCTTCACAGCTCCTGTCCTCAGTGGGAACAGCATCAGCGGAGCCTTGGTGTGAAAGAGACACACGGGACAAGAGGGAGGGAATGCAGGCGGGATTCTGGACCCCGCTCTCCTTTCCTGGCCACGCCTCCCGAAGGCTCACTTCTGCCTGGCTCAAGAGCCCCAAGGGACCCACATTTAAAAGGGAGTCCATCTGTGGGGCTGGCTGTAAGCGCCTTGGGTATTTCTAGAAACCTTAAGTAAGTGTCTGTCTCCACCGAGGGGAGATGAACTCAGAGGAGGGCTGTTCTTAGCCCTGTCACTTGATCCTGGGTGAGGCGCTGACTTAAGATAGTGTCTGACACACGGCATGTGCCCCTGTGGCTCGAGGAGAGCTTCGGAGAAGCTCCAGGTCATCGGACAGAAGTGGCCCAAAGCAGCCGCATCCTCACTTACCGGGTAGGCACCCAGAGGGACTAGTGACACACGAGGCTCCCCTAGCCAGGGCACAGCCGAGACAGGGGGCCGAGGCTGCCACACTGGGTACCCAGTTCCCCCGGCACCTCCGGGAACAGTGCTCACACCCCTTCTCTGCTGTTAAGAACCTTGCTTGGAAGGCAGGGCCCTCGGCTCAGCTGTAGCCGACCAGTGCACGGAGACGCACACACAGCCAGTTCCATGCCACTTggtgccctggcagtggagacacatTCTCAGCATGTAGTTCCGCCTCCCCAGGGGCAGGCTGGGAGGAGGCGTGGTGGTGGTGCCTCCTCCAGCCTTGGCCTGCCCGGCGCTCCCCGTGGGCTGTCCCACCTCTGCGTTTGGGAAGCAGTCTTCCCCCTGCTCTTTGTCAAGGACCATCCGAGCCCCCCTCCCCAGGCAGAGGAAGAATAACGCATGTTCTCAGTTACCTGATTTCTATTTATGTTCATTTCTATTGTTTCTCTGCTGTtcctataacaaattaccataccACACATCAGTGGCTTAGAACAGCACAGATTTATTACCCAGCAGCCCTGTAGCTCCAAAGGCCAGCATGGGTCTCCCTGGACTAAAACCAGGGTACTCGGCAGGACCGCTTCCTTGGCGTCTGCGGGAGGGCCGGTCCTGGCTTCTCGGGCTCCTGGGAGCTCCCTGCATGCACTGGCTGCGTCTGTGGGGCCAGTATTCTGCCTGCCGGACCTGTTGACCAGACTGTCTGCCCCGGACAGTAATCCCACATAGGCCCCGTGGCTGTCTTGTCCCATAAATGAAGAAGAGGGGCTTGCTTTCTAGGTGCTTCCCTTGTCCCTACAGGAGAGGGTGAACTTGCTAACAAGAATGGGACTTGAATAAGCCACAGCCGAGGCAGGACCCAGGACACGAGTGTGTGTGCAGTGCGATGGCCAGGTGACCCTTCCCCCGGTGCAAGCCCAGAGCGGGGTCTGTGTCTCACGGGCGCCAGTGGGCTTTGCTGGCTATGCTCCTTTCCAGAAGCCTCTGTAGGCGCAGACATGTTCCCTTCTCCTGTCCCCAATCCCTATGATTTATCCTGAGGAAATAGTTCAGCAAGACAGCACCCGTGTACCTGAGGTTGTTTAGGGTGGTAAAGGGTGGGACATGGCGGGAGTACCCGCCATCTGTGTTCCTGAAAAGTGAGACCCTGGGGGAAGTTTGGGAGATgctcaaataaaacagaaacaaaccacATGTTTGCTCATTCCAGCCGAGGCTGCACGCGGCCTGGGTGCACGGCAGGACCGGCGTGTGCACGTGGTCTCACCCATGagcttttcctttctttgccGTGGTTTTTAACTTTCTCTataaaacatcaaaaagaaaaagaggcagCTGCCGCTAGGCTCTGGCGCTGGAACGCAGAGCTGTGTGAAGACGGCGGGAGCCCCTGTCCCCTGGTGTTGGTCACTCTGAGCGGCAGATCAGCGCTCTGTGACTTTAAACACACCGGTCCCAGTTCAGAGGTAGCACTTTCTGTCTGACTGTCCCCAGTCTTACTTAACagtttttaacaaatatttgaatcTGTTGTGTTTGAGAATTTTTCTCAATAAGGACAGGTAGTTTACTGAAAGGATTACAAAAGTCCATTAAAATTCCAGCTCGGGGAGACTGTGTGCTTAGGAAATGTTTTTTTGGCTCAAACATGTCTTATCCCAGAAGTGAAAGTACGCAGGGTGAGCTCAGAGGAGGCACCAGTGGCTTTCTGTGTGCTCCTCCCGAGGTTTTCCAGAAAAGGGAATGGCCTGGAGTGTCCATTACAGCTGCATGAAGGCAtttgggcggggcggggcggggggcctCCAGCACCGATGCCCGGACGGGGATCGCTGTGGAAACTGTAGGGTCAAACGACGGGCTCGAGATGCCCCCCTGGGCCAAATCCACTTCTTCCCGCCTGGATGGGGGCCTTGGCCTCTGATGTGTTACTCTCCGTGCCTCTTTGGGACAGCCGTGTCAAGAGCTCCCAAGCAGGCCCCTGGGAGCCTCCCCCACCCTACTCTGCCTGAGTCTCCCACTGTGGGGAGGTGTGTGTTGCTCCCCAGAGGCCCATCCTGTGGGTCCTGCCTGCTGCCGAGGGTGTAGCTCATTTCTGGGAGGGGCTGGCCCTCTGCCCTTTGTCACGTCCCTTGTGGAACACGCTGGAGGCACTCCAGGCCCTCGCCCGCCAGCATGGACTGTTGGGCTCCTCCAGTGTCCAAGCACAGTGACCCGTGGGATCACAGGTGGACCTTGTCGTCCGCAAGGCACTGCCTGtgctcctgcctccctgccttgCCGAGTGGCCCTTTTCTTCCTTGTCCCCAGGCACAGGTGTTCTGGGGTGCCCCAAACTAGACAGAATCTGAATTCCTCTAGCCTCAGGTTTCTGCTTTCAGGGCCGAGGGCAGCAGGAACAGCTGGGGGTGGAAGAGGGGGTGGGAGGCGGCCAGGAGGCCGTTTGCTGCTCCACAGTCAGCGTCAGCCGCTCAGGGACGGAGGGAAGGACCGACAGCAGCACAGTCCTGGAAAAATCAACAGTGGGTAATAATAGCAGTGTTGCCTAACACAGACAGCTTCTGCCAGTGGGTGGAGACAGCCAGCTTTTCTGAGCTACCAGCAGAAGCCTCTCGCTAACTTTAGTGCACTTTAATTATGTCTTAGATCCTCTTGGAAGCAAAGCCACTCTGGTACCTCCAAATTAGGAATTCTCCTTTTTGTTTAGAATGCCCTCGTCTGTTTGGGCAAAGTGCGTGGCTTTGGGGCTCATTGGGGGGCTTTAGAGCCAGGGCGCCAAGGGGGACAGCAGGGTGGGGGGTCCCCAGTCCCTGGGGGGGCTGATGTCTGGGCCGAGCGGCTGAGCGCCCGTTGTCCCCGCAGGGGACCCGCTGCGCTGCGGAGCCTGGGCCGGGCAGTGCGCGCTCTACATCGTCATCATGGTCTTTGAAAAGTCCGTCGTCTTCCTCGTCCTCCTCATACTGCAGTGGAAAAAGGTTTGCCTCTTGTCCCTTCTTCAGCAGCTCGCGACACTGAGCAAGGTGGTCCTCCCTGCCCCCGACCTCCCTACCTCCCCAGCCTGCTTGGAAAACCAAATATGTTGTTTCCATAATTTTTTTAACCCCATGACTGCACCCTGGATTTGGTCGGCCGAGGAGCTGCTGGCTGCTTTGTCAAGAGGAGTAACTTGTCTGTTTACGTAGCATCCACCTACTTCAGTTACATAAATGTCACTCTGGACTAAGCCTCGGGCATGTAAGCTGATGGAAATGAGTCCCTGCTCTCCAGGCTTGCTGTCTGAGAGCCTTCAGGCCGCACTGTGAACACAGGAGGCTTCTCTGCCTCTGCGATGTCCTCATGCACCTGTCTTGGCAGGGGTAAAGGAGCCGTTTGGTGCTGCAGGCACAGCTGGTCCCCGGTTCCCGTGTTCCCTTGGCCCTGCACTCTGGGGTCAAGGAGCTCAGATCTTGGCCTgcctttgcttttatttgtggctgagtttttatattttaagaaagtaAACGAAGGCTTTTGGGAGCGGTCTGGTACCTCATTGCAAGGGTCTGTTGTGggcacccacctccctccctcccagtccCTGAGGCCCACACTGCCCCGTGCCTCCGGACGGGTGGGCCCTGCTTTCCTCAGACTCTGCGTGGCTCAGTGGCTGTAAGCCTCCTGAGCTCCCCAAATCCACACCGTGGGGGATGCTGCCCAACTGAGCGCTCCCGGGGACCGGAGGCTGGGAGTGTCTAAGCTAAGCCCCCAGGACCTTTGGGTGGCTCAtggccgcccccacccccagcgcTCCCCAGGCGGCCCTCCCCGCCTCACCACGCCTGCTTCCCTTTCAGGTGGCCCTCCTGAACCCCATCGAGAACCCAGACCTGAAACTGGCCATCGTCATGCTGATCGTCCCCTTCTTTGTCAATGTCAGTGCCCTGCTGCCCCTCAGCCCAGTCTGCTCCCTGCCCCTGATGCCCCAAGTCCTGAGTGTGACAGCACTCACTGTCCCCGGGTCCTTCTGTGTGGGCATTCGCCACCTCCCGTCCCCACCCTGGGCCTGAAGATGGCAGGATTGCTTCCTCCCGGGCAGCCCTGCTCCGGGGCCTCCGTGCAAGGTGGAGGGTCAAGGTGGAGGGTCGGGGGACTCTGTCCGCCCTCTCCACCAGGGCTCCCACCAAGGAGTGCGCTTCCCATCAGCACTCCTGAGCACAGAGCCTGGAAGCTCCCGAGCATGCGGGCTAGGAGGGAGGCACAGCGGGGAGGCCCGGCCTCGGGTGGGCCAGCGGTGCTGGCAGCTGCGAGGAACCGGCCCTGAGTCTGGAGACCTGGGGCCCAGGCCCTGCTCCCGCAGCACAGCCGCAGCACAGCCCCGCCCGAAGCCCTGGGGCGGGCAGGGCAGGGATTTCCTGGCTCCTCCTCTGATAAGAAAAGGGAAGCAAAGGAAATGGGGTTTGGGAGTGTGTGTCTAGGATTCCTGGAGAGCAGGCGCTGGGGGAGGTTTTCCTTCCTGCCGCTCTGGGTGCTGCAatctggagggggtggggggctgctcTGGCCTCCCCCAGAGTGACCTGCGCTCTCCCGCCCCCCAGGCTCTGATGTTTTGGGTTGTGGACAATTTCCTCATGAGAAAGGGGAGGACGAAAGCCAagctggaagaaaggggagccaaCCAGGACGCGAGGAGTGGGAGCAAGGTCCGCTACCGGAGGGCCGCGTCCCACGAGGAGTCGGAGTCTGAGGTGGGCTCTGCTGAGGCCCCTGCCCTCCGGTTGGCACCTGTGCTCTCAGCACCTgccaggggagggagaagaggccaATAGCCCGGTCCAGCCGGATGGGTCCTGTGGCCCCGTGGGAGGGCATGGAACACCCGGCGGGTGCTGGCCTCCAGCAGCCGGCAAGGACTGGCCATTGACCTTTGAGCATTAAGGTGTTTGAATCCCTGCCCACTCCTGAAGAGCAAGGAGGTGTTGGCTTAGCCAGCTGGCAGGAGGTCCGGGTAGCCAGACCTCCCAGACCTCGTTCCTTATTTTCAAGTTTCCTAGTTCAGAGGTTTGGACCTGAATGGGACTGGTGGCTATTACTAGGGGCATGGAGGCAGCCCTCAGCACTCCCTCTGCACCTCTGTGTGCCGCGGGGTGAGGCCGCAGAAAAGGCTGATGCTCTTCCCCAGAGACACCGCCAGCCGTGTGGGTGAGGTGGGGCGAATGCCGGAGACCTTGTCACCGCATGCCAACCAGCTCTGCGGCAGGTGCTAGCAGGCCCTGTGCAGACCCTAGGGCAGCCTGTTGGGCTCTTGGGGGCCGCCTGGAGGGCGGTTGACCCTGAGCAGATGAAGGGACAGAAGGGGAGCCTGCATCTGCTGTAGGGGCCCCTGGAGTCGGCACAGGGCCTGTCGTGTTGGAGCTCGGTGCCCGCTGGGTGAATGACAGCATCACCGGCAGAGGCAGCTGCTCGTGAGCAGTCATGGTCACGTGGTCTGACATCTGGCTAATGtgaaattcacggtggccagagcaGCATAAGTTCCAGAGGGTGGGACAGAATGACAAGTGAGGTACGGGCGCAGGTCCGAGCCGGGTGGACGGGGTGCTCTGTGACCCGGGCTGAGGCAGGGAGCCAGAGAGCCCTTGACGGGGGACGGGACTGGGCGGGAAGCCCCACAGAGGGGTGGTCCCTGAGGTGGGGGGGCAGGACGAGCTCGGGCCCCCTGCACAGCTGCTCAGAGGCCTGAGGGGCCAGGCCGGGGGTGTGGCAGGTGCCCAGTGACCCAGAGTATTCGCCTGGACTTCCGGGGCACACGGCTCCGTTGTTTTGAGGGGCTCGGAAAAGCAAAGGGCTAAGTTACAAAGTTGGCTCAAAGCAGCTGCTCTGAAATGCCCCTGCCTTGGGTTGCCCCGTGTCAGGACTGGGCTTTTTTTGCCAGGCTGACCTGAGGCTGCCGGCCCTTGCTGAGTTGCCTTAATGCGGGTTCAGCCCCGGCTAGTGGGTGGATGGAGGAGTGGGGCACACGCAGAGGGCAAGGGTGTGGACTCGGTGCTGGTTCCAGTAGACCCTGAATGTGCTGGGAGGGAGTGAGGTCTGGGGTGGGCCAGCGGCCTCATTCTGCAGAGGGGCCTCCCCATTCTCTTGTAAAGACCTGAGGCCGCCCGGAGGGGCTGGCACCCTGTGCGAGGGTTGGGGGCAGAGGAAGGCCTGCTGGCCGTGACTCAGGCCACGCCTGTCCCCTGCCTCAGATCCTGATCTCAGCTGACGACGAGATGGAGGAGTCAGACGCGGAGGATGACCTCCGCAGGCCGCCCCCGCCGAGGCCTGCCAAGAAGAAGAAGCACCTCTTTGGGCTGCCTGTGTGACATTCCTCCGGGGTCGGGTTTGGGGGCCCAGCAGCTGGCCGCTCTgccgccccctccctccctcctccgtctgcccctcctcttctacctccgtcctctctctgtctgctcaCTCCCCGGCTACTGTGACTCGAGGGGGGCACGAGCCAGCAGCGGCCAGGGCACCTGGAGGTCCCTACCCGCCCGTTGCACTACGAACACTGACCAAATACGCAAGCGAGGCGTCTGTTTGCGGCCGTCCTGAATGGTGTGGTGAGGGAGGGACCCAGAAGCCACCCCGTGTCTGGCTGGGTGGCGCTAAGGAAGAAAACCCCACACAGACGGTGGGTGGGGCCTTTCCACGAGGCTCAGGGGCCGGGAAGATGTAACGTTTGGGGCTAAAAGTCACTCGTTGACCAAGTTGGAACTGCAATGCTTTCTTATTCCAAATGGCTTTTGTAACTTGATTTCTGAAGCCGGTTTTATGAGCTGTCGCAGTGTTAATGTTTTTTGAGTATGTGTTTATTTCCTATGGGACTAATGGGCAAAACATAGATTTTTAAGTCTTCCATATGCTGttgacttttatatttttaagttatattttcatactattgtATTTAAAACTCTTTTTAATCCCCAAAGAAATGGGTTTGTTTGCCTTTCATGGGATGTGGGCTGGTGGGAGAAGAAATTTGGGGTTTCCTACTTGTACCATTGCTAGGTAATCCGCGAGGAGATGAGGTGAATGGTCCCGGTGGAGGGAG is part of the Manis pentadactyla isolate mManPen7 chromosome 1, mManPen7.hap1, whole genome shotgun sequence genome and harbors:
- the STIMATE gene encoding store-operated calcium entry regulator STIMATE isoform X4, with translation MQGPAGNASRALPGGPPSTAAAGAGRCESGALMHSFGIFLQGLLGVVAFSTLMRTSSTSSWTPPWACCSSTQVCAPSASWWSGSSGSPCALASMGRGQQEQLGVEEGVGGGQEAVCCSTVSVSRSGTEGRTDSSTVLEKSTVGDPLRCGAWAGQCALYIVIMVFEKSVVFLVLLILQWKKVALLNPIENPDLKLAIVMLIVPFFVNALMFWVVDNFLMRKGRTKAKLEERGANQDARSGSKVRYRRAASHEESESEILISADDEMEESDAEDDLRRPPPPRPAKKKKHLFGLPV
- the STIMATE gene encoding store-operated calcium entry regulator STIMATE isoform X1, with the protein product MQGPAGNASRALPGGPPSTAAAGAGRCESGALMHSFGIFLQGLLGVVAFSTLMLKRFREPKHERRPWRIWFLDTSKQAIGMLFIHFANVYLADLTEEDPCSLYLINFLLDATLGMLLIYAGVRTVSVLVEWQQWESLRFGEYGPRAAGTAGGGRGGGRRPGGRLLLHSQRQPLRDGGKDRQQHSPGKINRDPLRCGAWAGQCALYIVIMVFEKSVVFLVLLILQWKKVALLNPIENPDLKLAIVMLIVPFFVNALMFWVVDNFLMRKGRTKAKLEERGANQDARSGSKVRYRRAASHEESESEILISADDEMEESDAEDDLRRPPPPRPAKKKKHLFGLPV
- the STIMATE gene encoding store-operated calcium entry regulator STIMATE isoform X2 — its product is MADEHIGRHATVYFKRFREPKHERRPWRIWFLDTSKQAIGMLFIHFANVYLADLTEEDPCSLYLINFLLDATLGMLLIYAGVRTVSVLVEWQQWESLRFGEYGPRAAGTAGGGRGGGRRPGGRLLLHSQRQPLRDGGKDRQQHSPGKINRDPLRCGAWAGQCALYIVIMVFEKSVVFLVLLILQWKKVALLNPIENPDLKLAIVMLIVPFFVNALMFWVVDNFLMRKGRTKAKLEERGANQDARSGSKVRYRRAASHEESESEILISADDEMEESDAEDDLRRPPPPRPAKKKKHLFGLPV
- the STIMATE gene encoding store-operated calcium entry regulator STIMATE isoform X5, with protein sequence MQGPAGNASRALPGGPPSTAAAGAGRCESGALMHSFGIFLQGLLGVVAFSTLMLKRFREPKHERRPWRIWFLDTSKQAIGMLFIHFANVYLADLTEEDPCSLYLINFLLDATLGMLLIYAGVRTVSVLVEWQQWESLRFGEYGPRAAGTAGGGRGGGRRPGGRLLLHSQRQPLRDGGKDRQQHSPGKINRDPLRCGAWAGQCALYIVIMVFEKSVVFLVLLILQWKKVALLNPIENPDLKLAIVMLIVPFFVNILISADDEMEESDAEDDLRRPPPPRPAKKKKHLFGLPV
- the STIMATE gene encoding store-operated calcium entry regulator STIMATE isoform X3, which gives rise to MQGPAGNASRALPGGPPSTAAAGAGRCESGALMHSFGIFLQGLLGVVAFSTLMLKRFREPKHERRPWRIWFLDTSKQAIGMLFIHFANVYLADLTEEDPCSLYLINFLLDATLGMLLIYAGVRTVSVLVEWQQWESLRFGEYGDPLRCGAWAGQCALYIVIMVFEKSVVFLVLLILQWKKVALLNPIENPDLKLAIVMLIVPFFVNALMFWVVDNFLMRKGRTKAKLEERGANQDARSGSKVRYRRAASHEESESEILISADDEMEESDAEDDLRRPPPPRPAKKKKHLFGLPV